Proteins from one Pristis pectinata isolate sPriPec2 chromosome 34, sPriPec2.1.pri, whole genome shotgun sequence genomic window:
- the LOC127585815 gene encoding lymphotoxin-alpha-like: MNKENILDPESGAIIVVRESKAKGHCLWPTLCAVAVLGLVAVTSSFLLFQQRGLPTQQKSSASQLQELEATSADSDLPRLMKQVGSDPRGKIAAHLTADSTVKVGEVIWQKDTDSTFTEGVDFENNGLVIKTPGQYFVYTQVVFYHGGCQDKAIYLSHNITLHSNSYDDETLLLKATKSVCHYGPHQQHWYKTSYQGAIFQFGEGDHIFSKVSEKVESYVDRTLGKTFFGIFAL, translated from the exons ATGAACAAGGAAAATATACTGGACCCCGAGAGCGGGGCGATAATCGTCGTCCGAGAGTCCAAGGCCAAGGGACATTGTCTCTGGCCAACTCTCTGCGCCGTGGCCGTGTTGGGCTTGGTCGCCgtcacctcttcctttcttctGTTTCAGCAGAGAGGGCTCCCAACGCAACAG AAGTCCAGCGCTTCCCAGTTGCAGGAATTGGAGGCGACCTCAGCTGACAGCG ATTTGCCTCGTCTCATGAAGCAGGTGGGAAGCGACCCGAGGGGGAAGATCGCCGCACACCTCACCG CGGACTCAACCGTGAAAGTCGGGGAGGTCATCTGGCAGAAAGACACGGACTCCACCTTCACCGAGGGTGTCGACTTTGAGAACAACGGCCTGGTCATCAAGACCCCCGGCCAGTACTTTGTCTACACCCAGGTGGTCTTCTACCATGGAGGCTGCCAGGACAAAGCCATCTACCTGAGCCACAACATCACCTTACACTCAAACAGTTATGATGACGAGACCCTGCTCCTGAAGGCCACCAAGTCGGTCTGCCACTACGGTCCACACCAGCAGCACTGGTACAAGACCTCCTACCAGGGGGCCATCTTCCAGTTTGGAGAGGGAGACCATATCTTCTCCAAGGTCAGCGAGAAAGTGGAGAGCTACGTGGACAGAACCCTAGGAAAAACCTTCTTCGGAATATTCGCCTTGTGA